One Fusobacterium ulcerans DNA segment encodes these proteins:
- a CDS encoding aminopeptidase P family protein, whose translation MLGREIYVQRREVLKKKLGKGVVILPGNNESPRNYKDNCYSFDQDSTFLYYFGMDIPSLVGVIDIDNDKEYIFGTDFTLDDIVWMGEQKLLKSYAEEAGVENFIEMSEFEKFAAQLKADKREVLLIPQYKADNVMKLSKALGLDPFKYDEHTSLDLIKAIIEQRNVKSQLEIDELEKAVNITKEMHLTAMKTVKVGMKEYEVVAAIEAVAKKYYGSTSFFTIFTKNGHILHNHGYDNTVEDGDMIVLDCGAKSREGYCGDMTTAFPVNGKYSDKQKDMYSLLIEMFEKAEEMVRPGINYKDVHLAVAKVLTEGMIKRGLMKGNADEAVKAGAHAVFFPHGLGHMLGLDVHDMENLGEDLVGYESFPRDMQFGLKSLRLARVLKEGYVFTIEPGIYFIPELVKRWKAAGKFMEYLNYEKIEEYFGFGGMRYEGDFVITADGARRLGDKMPKYYNEIEEIMKK comes from the coding sequence ATGCTGGGAAGAGAAATTTATGTTCAAAGAAGAGAAGTACTTAAGAAAAAATTGGGAAAAGGAGTTGTGATTCTTCCAGGAAATAATGAATCACCTAGAAATTATAAAGATAACTGTTATTCTTTTGATCAGGATTCTACATTCCTTTATTATTTTGGAATGGATATTCCAAGCCTTGTTGGAGTAATAGATATAGATAATGATAAGGAATATATATTTGGAACAGATTTTACACTGGATGACATAGTATGGATGGGAGAACAGAAACTTCTTAAATCTTATGCAGAAGAGGCTGGAGTAGAAAATTTTATTGAAATGTCAGAGTTTGAAAAATTTGCAGCTCAATTAAAAGCAGATAAAAGAGAGGTTTTGTTAATACCTCAATATAAAGCAGACAATGTAATGAAATTAAGTAAAGCTTTAGGACTAGATCCATTTAAGTATGATGAGCATACATCTTTAGACTTGATAAAAGCTATTATAGAACAAAGAAATGTAAAATCACAGTTAGAGATAGATGAACTGGAAAAAGCTGTAAATATTACAAAAGAGATGCATCTTACTGCTATGAAAACTGTAAAGGTAGGAATGAAAGAATATGAAGTGGTAGCTGCTATTGAAGCTGTGGCAAAGAAATATTATGGATCAACTTCATTCTTTACTATATTTACTAAAAATGGACATATACTTCATAATCATGGATATGATAACACTGTAGAAGATGGAGACATGATTGTCCTTGACTGTGGAGCAAAGAGCAGAGAGGGATATTGTGGAGACATGACAACTGCTTTTCCTGTAAATGGAAAATACAGTGATAAGCAAAAAGATATGTATTCTTTATTGATAGAGATGTTTGAGAAAGCTGAAGAAATGGTAAGACCGGGAATAAACTACAAAGATGTACATTTAGCTGTGGCAAAAGTACTGACTGAAGGTATGATAAAAAGAGGATTGATGAAAGGAAATGCAGATGAAGCAGTGAAAGCTGGAGCTCATGCTGTATTTTTCCCACATGGATTAGGGCATATGCTGGGATTAGATGTACATGATATGGAAAATCTAGGAGAAGATTTAGTAGGATATGAAAGCTTCCCTAGAGATATGCAGTTTGGACTAAAATCTTTAAGACTTGCAAGAGTATTAAAAGAGGGATATGTATTTACTATTGAACCGGGAATTTATTTCATTCCTGAATTAGTAAAAAGATGGAAAGCAGCAGGAAAATTCATGGAATATTTAAACTATGAGAAAATAGAAGAATATTTCGGATTTGGTGGAATGAGATATGAAGGAGACTTTGTTATCACTGCTGATGGTGCTAGAAGATTAGGAGATAAAATGCCTAAATATTACAATGAAATTGAAGAGATAATGAAAAAATAA
- a CDS encoding YdcF family protein, which produces MFILEKIISLTLLSPLPFILIFIYIGLKNILNRRIKSGFLLIFIGVGTYLGTSDFFVDRFLFKLESEYSTISTVKLQEGDVYILLGGGIVPNSAGGNVPSEGANARIIKTAQFYNKYPKKIYISGGSPLQNKESESSVYKRELVALGIPSENIVIEEKSRNTRENALYIRKMMEGSKEKKAVLITSAFHIPRSVKTFDDGEGGLIFYPAPCDFMAKKEAENFFDYIPEYTNFKKLGILLKEYIGMLYYRIRY; this is translated from the coding sequence ATGTTTATTCTTGAAAAAATAATTTCATTAACATTGTTGTCACCATTACCATTTATTTTAATTTTTATCTATATTGGATTAAAAAATATACTAAATAGAAGGATAAAATCAGGATTTCTTTTAATTTTTATTGGTGTGGGAACTTATTTAGGTACAAGTGACTTTTTTGTAGATAGATTTCTTTTTAAATTGGAAAGCGAGTACTCGACGATTTCCACAGTAAAGCTTCAGGAAGGAGATGTATACATCCTTTTAGGAGGGGGAATAGTGCCCAATAGTGCTGGAGGAAATGTGCCATCAGAAGGTGCCAATGCAAGAATAATTAAAACTGCACAGTTTTATAATAAGTATCCCAAAAAAATATATATCTCTGGTGGAAGCCCTCTTCAAAATAAAGAGAGTGAAAGCTCAGTATATAAAAGAGAACTGGTAGCTTTAGGAATACCATCTGAAAATATTGTAATAGAGGAAAAAAGCAGAAATACAAGAGAAAATGCTTTATATATAAGAAAGATGATGGAAGGATCAAAAGAGAAAAAAGCAGTTTTAATTACATCGGCATTTCACATTCCAAGAAGTGTAAAAACTTTTGATGATGGAGAGGGAGGATTAATATTTTATCCAGCTCCTTGTGATTTCATGGCTAAAAAAGAAGCTGAGAACTTCTTTGACTACATCCCTGAATACACTAATTTTAAAAAATTAGGAATACTCTTGAAAGAATACATTGGAATGTTGTATTATAGAATAAGATATTAA
- a CDS encoding sensor domain-containing diguanylate cyclase codes for MEKLLAQYKRFVIFIFVFIFISISLFLYNSIRIVMNVNHSNSRIIYLERKQDFLKENVNKIIERIVEIEEEVKITSDISKVEMKETVKEKIKNEIHQIKFASGQYIGIKEILNYNGGENYALQHVHPDNLISGKDISLSTNILDSNGNKMNQIELNGINSKGEFFYKYYFKELKSEIVSEKIVFAKLYKDYNWIISMGCPLKEIDEYTAIVDDINKSFYMDLTFKMLIALSLFFFAVFSMLTIYNQKISKKVKEETEIDVLTEAHNRRGMEKYMNDLFERYKINRKSPLILVIDVDNFKKINDTYGHYLGDNILKKIVEGIKNSISSQDMLFRTGGDEFLLICPISPYIDINQFGNELLKRLEDIEYVVDGKNYNVTVSIGGACFAKSDDEYLTAVERADRGLYIAKKNGKNHFYFYDDKAMD; via the coding sequence ATGGAAAAGCTTCTTGCACAGTATAAGAGATTTGTAATATTTATTTTCGTATTTATATTTATTTCCATATCTTTGTTTCTGTATAATTCTATAAGAATAGTTATGAATGTTAATCATAGCAACAGCAGAATAATATATTTAGAGAGAAAGCAAGACTTTCTTAAAGAAAATGTAAATAAAATAATTGAGAGAATTGTTGAAATAGAAGAAGAGGTTAAAATAACTTCAGATATTTCCAAAGTAGAAATGAAAGAAACAGTTAAAGAAAAAATAAAAAATGAAATTCATCAGATAAAATTTGCCAGTGGACAATATATTGGAATAAAAGAAATACTAAATTATAATGGGGGAGAAAATTATGCTCTTCAGCATGTCCATCCTGATAATCTTATTAGTGGAAAAGATATATCGTTATCTACAAATATATTAGATTCCAATGGAAATAAAATGAATCAGATAGAATTGAATGGAATAAACAGCAAAGGAGAATTTTTCTACAAATATTATTTTAAAGAACTGAAAAGCGAAATAGTATCTGAAAAAATTGTTTTTGCAAAGCTGTATAAGGACTATAACTGGATAATTTCAATGGGATGTCCGCTAAAAGAGATAGATGAATATACTGCTATAGTAGATGATATAAATAAAAGTTTTTATATGGACCTGACTTTTAAAATGCTTATTGCCTTATCTCTATTTTTCTTTGCAGTATTCAGCATGTTGACAATATATAATCAAAAAATATCTAAAAAGGTAAAAGAAGAAACGGAAATAGATGTACTTACAGAGGCTCATAACAGAAGAGGAATGGAAAAGTACATGAATGATCTTTTTGAAAGATATAAAATAAACAGAAAATCTCCATTGATTCTCGTAATTGATGTGGATAATTTTAAAAAGATAAACGATACTTATGGTCATTATTTAGGAGATAATATATTAAAAAAAATAGTGGAAGGAATAAAAAACAGTATATCAAGTCAGGATATGCTGTTTAGAACAGGGGGAGATGAGTTTTTACTTATATGTCCTATTTCTCCATACATTGATATAAATCAATTTGGAAATGAACTTTTAAAAAGGCTGGAAGATATAGAATATGTGGTGGATGGAAAAAACTATAATGTCACAGTTTCTATAGGAGGAGCTTGTTTTGCAAAGAGTGATGATGAGTATTTAACAGCTGTAGAACGTGCTGACAGAGGATTGTATATAGCTAAGAAAAATGGAAAGAACCATTTTTATTTCTATGATGATAAAGCAATGGATTAA
- a CDS encoding GNAT family N-acetyltransferase, giving the protein MRAVFGEKGDFESWIELVKLVSGNFPGLDLKCYKDVLIEKIEKKETLVVKDGEKVVGALAFSYEEKELSFLAVHPEYRQENIGTELVKKFASLFEVGTKLSVITYRDGDIKGEGARKLYKKAGFSEGDIITVFDYPCQEFIYIVK; this is encoded by the coding sequence ATGAGAGCTGTATTTGGAGAAAAGGGAGATTTTGAAAGCTGGATAGAGCTTGTTAAACTTGTGAGCGGCAATTTCCCAGGCTTAGATTTGAAATGCTATAAAGATGTATTGATTGAAAAAATAGAAAAGAAAGAAACTCTGGTAGTGAAGGATGGAGAAAAGGTGGTAGGAGCTCTAGCTTTTTCATATGAAGAAAAAGAACTTAGCTTTTTAGCAGTACACCCTGAATATAGACAAGAAAATATAGGAACAGAACTTGTAAAAAAATTTGCTTCTCTATTTGAGGTAGGGACAAAGTTGTCTGTAATTACTTATCGAGATGGAGATATAAAGGGGGAGGGAGCTAGAAAATTATATAAAAAGGCTGGGTTCTCAGAGGGAGATATTATAACAGTGTTCGATTATCCCTGTCAAGAATTTATATATATTGTAAAATAA
- a CDS encoding BatD family protein, translating to MKKLFNLLLFLFISSFTFSEIILDVNNSDPSINEPISLQVKFLDSDKKDYTIDGIENFKIASKGSQSSYSIVNGKSTSSKSDIYTLIPLKEGNFTLKVNGKKETSNSININVAKEAKVNVEGKMTLQDNLKEKNTFYFGQKIPFEEKLLTTVPLRNLQYIDRPNFGDLSVKDITPVNNRGGYTEKYFTDENGRRGLEVILYQGILQANSSGNKSIKGGYAAVTESGPNDSFVFGNTSTPVYLGSKEMELTILPLPSGKPAGFQDVVGELKGDYSWNNDKVKFGESVVLTLKLSGDVNLDMLEKVVSNNIPDFNVFESSKESGEKIVNGQYYTEKTFDIAFIPKVTGKVTIPAVNIPYFDTAEKKYKEFEVPAKVIEVTGTANGAVIPPAMTTAAPPVNNTTAAVTAPSTPAEKIAISSIPDSQIEEINKADNRLMIGVIILALLEAGIIIFLILDRKILKSSFNPKLKQMKKAKDDKEFYSLYCELMKEKFDFSPKAHLEDKLVKNGASEKIIELNRDIEKKIYALESLDRNEILKTLKKELKG from the coding sequence ATGAAAAAACTTTTTAATTTACTGCTGTTTTTATTTATCAGCAGTTTTACATTCTCTGAAATAATCTTAGATGTCAACAACAGTGATCCATCTATAAATGAACCTATATCTCTACAGGTAAAATTTTTAGACAGTGACAAAAAAGATTATACAATAGATGGAATAGAAAATTTTAAGATAGCTTCCAAAGGAAGTCAATCAAGCTATTCCATAGTAAATGGAAAATCTACAAGTTCAAAATCAGATATATATACTCTTATTCCTCTTAAAGAAGGAAACTTTACTTTAAAGGTGAATGGAAAAAAAGAAACATCAAATTCTATAAATATAAATGTTGCTAAAGAAGCAAAAGTCAATGTTGAAGGAAAAATGACTCTTCAGGATAACTTAAAAGAAAAAAATACTTTTTACTTTGGACAAAAAATTCCATTTGAAGAAAAATTATTAACAACTGTTCCTTTAAGAAATTTGCAATATATAGACAGACCAAACTTTGGTGATCTTTCTGTAAAAGATATAACTCCTGTAAATAACAGAGGTGGGTATACTGAGAAATATTTCACTGATGAAAATGGGAGAAGAGGATTAGAAGTAATTCTTTATCAAGGTATACTGCAAGCTAATTCTTCTGGAAATAAATCAATAAAAGGAGGATATGCTGCTGTAACAGAAAGTGGTCCTAATGACAGCTTTGTATTTGGAAATACTTCTACCCCAGTATATTTAGGTTCTAAAGAGATGGAACTTACTATTCTTCCTCTTCCATCTGGTAAACCTGCTGGTTTTCAAGATGTTGTAGGAGAATTAAAGGGAGACTATTCTTGGAATAATGATAAAGTAAAATTTGGAGAATCTGTGGTTCTTACTTTAAAACTTTCTGGAGATGTTAATTTAGATATGCTTGAAAAAGTAGTTTCTAATAATATTCCAGACTTTAATGTTTTTGAAAGTTCTAAAGAGAGCGGAGAAAAAATTGTAAATGGACAGTACTATACTGAAAAAACTTTTGATATAGCTTTTATTCCAAAAGTAACTGGGAAGGTAACTATTCCTGCTGTTAATATTCCATATTTCGATACAGCAGAGAAGAAATACAAAGAATTTGAAGTCCCTGCAAAAGTAATAGAAGTAACAGGCACAGCTAATGGTGCAGTTATTCCACCAGCAATGACTACTGCTGCTCCACCTGTAAATAATACCACTGCTGCTGTAACTGCTCCTTCTACACCAGCAGAAAAAATAGCAATCTCTTCTATTCCAGACTCACAGATAGAAGAAATTAATAAGGCCGATAACAGACTCATGATAGGAGTAATAATTCTTGCATTATTAGAGGCTGGTATTATTATATTCCTTATCTTAGATAGAAAAATATTAAAAAGTTCTTTTAATCCTAAGTTAAAACAAATGAAAAAAGCAAAAGATGACAAGGAGTTTTATAGTCTTTATTGTGAACTTATGAAAGAAAAATTTGATTTCAGTCCAAAAGCTCACTTAGAAGATAAGCTGGTAAAAAATGGAGCCAGTGAAAAAATTATTGAATTGAATAGAGATATAGAAAAGAAAATCTATGCTCTTGAATCATTAGATAGAAACGAAATATTAAAAACGCTTAAAAAGGAGTTAAAAGGATGA
- the codB gene encoding cytosine permease, whose protein sequence is MSNLNNQKNIEKDSEYSLSAVPSSKKTQGLWAAMVVLVGFTFFTPSMTAGGNLGIGMNMMNFFTAMIIGNAFLGVYCGTLGYIGQKTGLTLDLLGHHSFGTTGSFLSSALISFTQIGWFGVGVAMFAIPVSGLTGIPVWLLIVITGIVMTLTAYYGIKALAVLGSIAVPLIALLGVFSLNWGITKVGGFMNIFPENPATPLSLATGIAIVVGSFISGGTATPNFTRFSKSAKIAVVATVVAFFVGNSIMMIFGAVGGAVTGVADIFDILILQGLAIPAVITLGLNIWTTNNNALYTAGLGVSNITKVPMKPMVLLGGVVGTVTAVWLYYNFVGFLNLLSGMIPPVGAVIILHYFTHKAEYTDKNYKYKDFNFAGILAVVCGALIGIFVPWGIKPLNSLVSSGIIFIILDNMLNKKEK, encoded by the coding sequence ATGAGTAACTTAAACAATCAAAAAAACATTGAAAAAGATTCTGAATATTCTCTTTCTGCTGTTCCATCTTCAAAAAAGACACAGGGGTTATGGGCAGCAATGGTGGTATTAGTAGGATTTACATTCTTTACTCCTAGTATGACTGCTGGAGGAAATCTTGGTATTGGTATGAATATGATGAACTTTTTCACTGCCATGATTATTGGAAATGCATTTCTTGGGGTATACTGTGGAACTTTAGGGTATATTGGACAGAAAACCGGTCTCACTCTTGATCTTCTTGGACATCATTCTTTTGGTACAACTGGTTCTTTTTTATCTTCTGCACTTATTAGCTTTACACAAATAGGATGGTTTGGAGTAGGAGTTGCAATGTTTGCTATTCCTGTATCTGGACTTACTGGAATTCCTGTATGGCTTCTTATTGTCATTACTGGTATTGTTATGACTCTTACTGCATATTATGGTATAAAAGCTCTTGCAGTATTAGGTTCTATAGCTGTTCCGCTAATTGCACTGCTTGGAGTTTTCTCATTAAATTGGGGAATAACAAAAGTTGGTGGATTTATGAATATTTTCCCTGAGAATCCTGCAACACCTTTGAGCCTTGCCACTGGTATAGCTATCGTTGTTGGTTCTTTTATCTCAGGAGGTACTGCAACACCTAACTTTACACGTTTTTCAAAAAGTGCTAAAATAGCTGTTGTTGCAACTGTAGTTGCTTTCTTTGTTGGAAATTCTATTATGATGATATTTGGTGCTGTTGGGGGAGCTGTTACTGGAGTTGCTGATATTTTTGATATCCTTATTCTTCAAGGGCTGGCTATTCCTGCGGTAATAACTTTGGGACTTAATATCTGGACTACTAACAACAATGCACTTTATACTGCTGGACTTGGAGTTTCAAATATAACTAAAGTTCCAATGAAGCCAATGGTGCTTTTAGGGGGAGTAGTAGGAACTGTAACTGCTGTATGGCTGTATTATAATTTTGTTGGATTCCTTAATCTATTGAGTGGTATGATTCCACCAGTTGGAGCAGTTATTATTCTTCATTATTTCACTCATAAAGCTGAATATACAGATAAAAATTATAAATACAAAGACTTCAACTTTGCTGGTATCTTAGCTGTTGTATGTGGAGCATTAATTGGAATATTTGTTCCTTGGGGAATAAAACCTTTAAACTCTCTTGTATCTTCTGGTATAATATTTATAATCCTTGATAATATGCTTAATAAAAAAGAAAAGTAA
- the codA gene encoding cytosine deaminase, with translation MLIKNIFIENSKTASDIRVEDGIFKTIAPSLEALPGEEVIDCTGKSAFPPFIESHVHLDTCLTAGDPVWNMSGTLFEGIECWSKRKEKLSKEDVKDRARRAIKMQASNGIQHVRTHVDVTDPTLIAMEGMLELKEELKDFVNLQIVAFPQEGILSYPNGKQLLENAVKMGADCVGAIPHFEFTREYAVESVNFCMELAEKYGRLVDVHCDEIDDEQSKGLEVLACRALESGMKDMVTASHTTAMHSYNNAYCSKLFRLLGMSDINFVCNPLVNTHLQGRFDTYPKRRGVTRVKELLANGNNVSMGHDDIFDPWYPLGDGNMMTVVHMGLHVCQMMGYEEILNSYKLITHNAARTLHLGSSYGIKEGNPASFIVLNNDNFYNVLNKQSEVLYSFNRGRLIASAVPAVKKILF, from the coding sequence ATGCTTATCAAAAATATATTTATTGAAAATAGTAAAACTGCTTCTGATATCCGTGTAGAAGATGGAATATTCAAAACTATTGCTCCATCTCTTGAAGCCCTTCCAGGAGAAGAGGTCATAGACTGCACAGGTAAATCAGCCTTTCCTCCATTTATAGAAAGCCATGTACATCTTGATACATGTCTTACAGCTGGAGATCCAGTATGGAATATGTCTGGAACTTTATTTGAAGGAATAGAATGCTGGTCTAAGAGAAAAGAGAAACTGAGCAAAGAAGATGTAAAAGATCGTGCTCGTCGTGCTATAAAAATGCAGGCTTCAAATGGTATTCAACATGTACGTACTCATGTGGATGTTACAGATCCTACTCTTATTGCAATGGAAGGTATGCTGGAACTTAAAGAAGAACTTAAAGATTTTGTAAATCTGCAAATAGTTGCTTTCCCACAAGAAGGAATTCTTAGTTATCCAAATGGAAAACAGCTTCTTGAAAATGCTGTAAAAATGGGTGCTGATTGTGTAGGAGCTATTCCTCATTTTGAATTTACTCGTGAATATGCTGTTGAAAGTGTAAATTTTTGTATGGAACTTGCTGAAAAATATGGACGTCTAGTAGATGTACATTGTGATGAAATAGATGATGAGCAGTCAAAAGGACTGGAAGTATTAGCTTGCCGTGCTCTTGAAAGCGGTATGAAAGATATGGTAACTGCCAGCCATACTACTGCTATGCATAGCTACAACAATGCTTATTGCAGCAAATTATTCCGTCTTTTAGGAATGAGTGATATTAACTTTGTGTGTAATCCTCTTGTTAATACTCATCTACAGGGTAGATTTGATACTTATCCAAAACGTCGTGGAGTTACTCGTGTGAAAGAACTTCTTGCCAACGGAAATAATGTTTCTATGGGACATGATGATATATTCGACCCTTGGTATCCTCTTGGAGATGGAAATATGATGACTGTGGTACATATGGGGCTTCATGTGTGTCAAATGATGGGATATGAAGAAATTCTTAACAGCTACAAGCTTATTACTCATAATGCAGCTCGTACTCTTCACCTTGGAAGTTCTTATGGTATCAAGGAAGGAAATCCTGCCAGCTTTATAGTATTAAATAATGATAACTTCTATAATGTACTAAATAAACAAAGTGAAGTATTATACAGTTTCAATCGTGGAAGACTTATAGCTTCTGCTGTTCCTGCTGTTAAGAAAATATTATTCTAA
- a CDS encoding DUF4250 domain-containing protein, which yields MRHNYLTMDINIAYSMLNMKLRDFYSSIDALCEDEEVDKEALIARFKDNGFIYNNSINQFTSI from the coding sequence ATGAGACACAATTATCTTACAATGGATATAAATATTGCTTACAGTATGCTGAATATGAAGTTAAGGGATTTTTATTCATCTATTGATGCTCTGTGTGAAGATGAGGAAGTGGATAAAGAAGCTCTTATCGCACGCTTTAAAGATAATGGATTTATTTATAATAATTCTATAAATCAATTTACAAGTATATAA